In the Candidatus Poribacteria bacterium genome, one interval contains:
- a CDS encoding glycosyltransferase family 2 protein: protein MEPTLSIVIPIYNEVTSLKELLQQVVGVEIGMKKELILVDDFSTDGTRDILKEIEAIQEESDEIRTYVSTSEIPPSQDAAPNSEGQEPAGSVESLSEISAKVFYHDVNKGKGATLRTGFQHITGEITLIQDADLEYDPMDYPKLLQPILTGDADVVYGSRFMEGRQIGLLRSYLANQFLTTLANIVNGTRLTDMETCYKVIRTSILKEISLYSDRFGFEPEITAKLAKRKCKIVEVPISYRGRDYHEGKTVSWKDGVAAIFHILRFRFFS from the coding sequence ATGGAGCCTACGTTATCCATTGTGATTCCGATTTACAACGAGGTGACAAGCCTAAAAGAACTGTTGCAGCAGGTTGTCGGCGTTGAAATCGGTATGAAAAAAGAGTTGATTCTCGTCGATGATTTTTCAACAGATGGCACACGTGATATTTTAAAGGAAATTGAAGCGATTCAAGAGGAGTCGGACGAAATACGCACGTACGTCTCAACATCTGAAATACCGCCAAGCCAAGACGCTGCACCTAATAGCGAGGGGCAGGAACCTGCAGGTTCCGTAGAAAGTCTTTCCGAAATCTCTGCTAAAGTCTTCTACCACGATGTGAATAAGGGAAAGGGCGCAACACTCCGCACCGGGTTCCAGCATATCACCGGTGAAATTACCCTCATCCAAGATGCCGACTTGGAATATGATCCCATGGATTACCCCAAATTGCTGCAGCCTATCCTTACTGGCGATGCCGATGTCGTATACGGTTCTCGGTTTATGGAGGGCAGGCAAATAGGATTGTTACGGAGTTACCTTGCAAACCAATTTCTCACAACCCTTGCGAACATTGTTAACGGCACACGACTTACCGATATGGAAACTTGCTATAAAGTGATACGGACATCGATTCTAAAGGAGATTTCGCTCTATTCTGACAGGTTCGGTTTTGAACCTGAGATTACAGCGAAACTCGCCAAACGGAAGTGCAAGATCGTTGAGGTCCCTATTTCCTACCGCGGCAGAGATTATCATGAAGGGAAAACGGTGAGTTGGAAGGATGGGGTCGCCGCGATTTTCCATATTCTCCGCTTCCGATTCTTTTCATAG
- the ubiA gene encoding putative 4-hydroxybenzoate polyprenyltransferase → MRKLRIILEMIKFEHTVFALPFAVMSAFIAADGFPPLPKLGWILVAMVGARSCAMAFNRLADAEIDSKNPRTAMRAIPAGLITKSAVWGFTIISAGLLVVAAWRLNPLAFALSPVALIVVMGYSYTKRFTALSHFWLGLALSISPVGAWIAIQGSFALPPIILCLVVLLWTAGFDIIYACQDVNFDRKHRLHSIPAKIGIRWALWLSSALHVIAVLLLLAISFLVELGLFYYIGVGIVVLIFIYEHAIVKPTDLSRVNLAFFTLNGMISLVLMALSITDILLF, encoded by the coding sequence ATGCGGAAACTCAGAATTATCTTAGAGATGATCAAATTTGAACATACCGTTTTCGCGCTTCCGTTTGCGGTTATGAGTGCCTTTATCGCTGCGGACGGATTTCCGCCGCTGCCAAAACTTGGCTGGATCCTCGTAGCAATGGTCGGCGCGCGCAGCTGCGCCATGGCATTCAATCGGCTCGCCGATGCTGAGATTGACAGCAAAAACCCGCGCACCGCCATGCGCGCGATCCCCGCGGGTTTAATCACGAAGAGTGCCGTCTGGGGTTTCACCATCATCTCCGCCGGTCTGCTGGTTGTTGCGGCGTGGCGACTGAACCCGCTTGCCTTTGCGCTATCCCCAGTCGCGCTTATCGTAGTGATGGGCTATTCCTACACCAAACGTTTCACGGCACTCTCCCATTTCTGGCTCGGACTTGCGCTCTCCATTTCACCCGTCGGTGCATGGATTGCGATTCAGGGCAGCTTTGCGTTACCTCCCATCATTCTCTGTCTCGTAGTGCTACTCTGGACAGCCGGATTTGACATCATCTATGCGTGTCAGGATGTCAACTTTGATAGGAAGCACAGACTACATTCAATTCCAGCGAAAATCGGGATTCGGTGGGCGTTATGGCTTTCGTCTGCCTTACACGTTATTGCGGTGTTGCTGCTCCTCGCCATTTCATTTCTTGTCGAATTAGGACTTTTCTATTACATCGGTGTCGGAATTGTCGTCCTCATCTTTATCTATGAACATGCCATCGTCAAACCGACGGATCTATCCCGTGTCAATCTCGCCTTTTTCACACTGAACGGCATGATTAGCCTTGTCTTGATGGCACTCTCAATCACCGATATTTTACTTTTTTAG
- a CDS encoding DUF4065 domain-containing protein yields MGTMTTMKLQKLVYYSQAWSLVWDEKQLFEEDIEAWANGPVIRDLFDYYRGMYEISAMPIGNPRLLNKEQQETIDAVLKYYGDKSAQWLIELTHMEDPWVQARKGLPKLERGNRIISLDTIADYYSSLPVEDNYEDEE; encoded by the coding sequence ATGGGAACAATGACGACTATGAAGCTGCAGAAACTGGTATATTACAGTCAAGCATGGTCGTTAGTTTGGGATGAGAAGCAGCTGTTCGAGGAAGATATTGAGGCTTGGGCAAATGGTCCAGTCATTAGAGATTTATTTGACTACTATCGTGGAATGTACGAAATATCGGCAATGCCAATTGGCAATCCCCGTTTGTTGAATAAAGAACAACAGGAAACTATTGACGCTGTTCTTAAATATTATGGAGATAAATCCGCCCAATGGCTCATTGAACTAACTCACATGGAAGATCCTTGGGTCCAGGCGAGAAAAGGACTACCCAAACTGGAGAGAGGTAATAGAATTATATCTTTAGACACGATAGCAGATTATTATAGTTCCTTGCCGGTTGAGGACAATTACGAAGATGAGGAATAA
- a CDS encoding lactate racemase domain-containing protein codes for MALPKMTRIQQRFEAPVLTDLPAAIHAELERINASDIVKSGETVAVTAGSRGVANVDIAVKATVDYLKTLGAKPFVVPAMGSHGGATPEGQRSVLEHYGITEETVGAPVKATMEVVELGKTADGLPVFFDRYAAEADHVVPLNRVKAHTDFNGSIESGVVKMMVIGLGKQQGANFYHRAFFQYGFEHVITAVGGFILDTGKIAFGIGLIENAHEDTAKAVAMPAAQLLQTERELLVEAKSLMGRLPFDELDLLIVDWTGKNISGTGMDSNVIGRMMQNFEPEPAKPAILRIFVRDLTEESDGNATGIGLADFTTTRLVDQIDRHSTYMNGITALGPQKSKIPFYYDTDREAIEVALDTIGLTEPEDARVIRIESTLRLTELDISDVLLEDAKLHSRLEVIGETKPLPFDATGNLLPF; via the coding sequence ATGGCACTTCCAAAAATGACACGGATTCAACAGCGGTTTGAGGCACCCGTTCTCACCGATCTCCCCGCAGCGATTCATGCTGAATTGGAGCGGATTAACGCCTCCGATATTGTAAAATCTGGCGAAACTGTCGCCGTTACCGCTGGCAGTCGCGGAGTCGCAAATGTTGACATAGCGGTCAAGGCGACTGTTGATTATCTCAAAACACTCGGTGCGAAACCCTTTGTTGTCCCGGCGATGGGAAGCCACGGTGGTGCAACGCCTGAAGGGCAGCGGAGTGTGTTGGAACACTACGGCATCACCGAAGAGACCGTCGGTGCACCGGTGAAAGCAACAATGGAGGTTGTGGAACTCGGAAAGACAGCAGACGGCTTGCCGGTTTTCTTCGACAGATATGCCGCCGAAGCCGACCATGTTGTGCCGCTTAACCGCGTCAAAGCGCATACAGATTTCAACGGCTCCATTGAGAGTGGCGTGGTGAAGATGATGGTGATTGGACTCGGCAAACAGCAGGGCGCGAACTTCTATCACCGTGCCTTCTTTCAATACGGCTTTGAACACGTCATCACTGCGGTTGGTGGTTTTATTCTCGACACCGGAAAGATCGCTTTCGGCATTGGACTAATTGAGAACGCACACGAAGACACCGCGAAAGCAGTAGCGATGCCCGCCGCGCAGCTCCTCCAAACGGAACGTGAACTGCTGGTTGAGGCGAAATCATTGATGGGACGACTCCCGTTTGACGAACTCGATCTGCTTATCGTGGATTGGACAGGCAAAAACATCAGCGGCACCGGTATGGACTCGAACGTTATCGGCAGGATGATGCAGAATTTTGAACCGGAACCCGCGAAACCCGCGATCCTCCGTATATTTGTCCGCGATCTTACCGAAGAGAGCGATGGCAATGCTACCGGTATCGGGCTTGCTGACTTCACAACGACGCGCCTCGTAGACCAGATCGACCGGCACTCGACCTATATGAACGGTATTACCGCGCTTGGACCGCAGAAGTCGAAAATCCCCTTCTACTACGACACCGACCGAGAAGCAATTGAGGTGGCACTTGACACTATTGGACTCACCGAACCAGAAGATGCACGGGTCATCCGTATTGAGAGTACGCTGAGGTTGACGGAACTCGACATTTCTGACGTGCTGCTTGAGGATGCGAAGTTGCATTCAAGGTTGGAAGTTATCGGCGAAACGAAGCCGCTCCCGTTTGACGCTACAGGTAACCTGCTGCCATTTTAG
- a CDS encoding sulfatase-like hydrolase/transferase, which yields MSSQQPNILIITTDQQRTDSLSCYGSTFTDTPHLDKFASEGVCFERAYCANPVCTPARASIFSGRYVSRHGAWNVGMNVPEDEPMLSHRLAEVGYRTRYIGKAHFQPFGASAEQSIETFRDTTRYPDFRGPYYGFETVELALGHATYGIAGHYGEWVRSHVSEETFESYSKATRLSERGFGGEAYDWEIPLKYHNSVWTADQTIDFLSNRDTSQPFLLAVGFQDPHHPHCVPTEFEDRVDPMHVPLPDFVEGELDDKPPHFLEARHGELEKSEIRGTFAIAGQGGGADYRKVSEDDARLGRAYYYNMVKIIDQQMGRILECLDTCGLTENTLVLFTTDHGELLGDHGLWMKGPFHYEQLVRVPTLMRFPQSIPAGQRTQALFSHVDIVPTVLSAINLPIPSDMDGVDAMPILTGKTASVRDDALVECVDDPRGLRLKTIVTDTRKLTWYCGHAYGELYDLENDPGERVNQWDNAAYAADKTSLMSRILETTEPLEKRVERLSYA from the coding sequence ATGAGCAGCCAACAACCTAATATCCTAATCATTACGACCGATCAACAGCGGACAGATAGCCTCAGCTGCTACGGGTCAACGTTCACGGATACACCGCATCTGGATAAGTTTGCATCTGAAGGTGTCTGTTTTGAAAGGGCGTACTGTGCGAATCCGGTATGTACACCCGCCCGTGCCTCAATCTTTTCGGGGCGATATGTGAGTCGCCACGGTGCGTGGAATGTCGGCATGAACGTCCCTGAAGACGAACCCATGCTCTCGCATCGACTCGCCGAGGTCGGCTATCGCACGCGCTATATCGGTAAAGCACACTTCCAGCCTTTCGGCGCATCCGCGGAACAGTCGATCGAAACCTTCCGTGATACAACGCGCTACCCTGATTTCCGAGGTCCCTACTATGGATTTGAAACAGTGGAATTAGCACTCGGTCACGCGACTTATGGTATTGCAGGACACTATGGTGAGTGGGTCCGCTCACACGTCTCTGAGGAAACATTCGAGAGTTACAGCAAAGCGACACGCCTTAGTGAAAGGGGTTTCGGTGGTGAGGCTTATGATTGGGAGATACCCCTGAAATACCACAATAGCGTCTGGACAGCGGATCAAACAATAGATTTCTTGTCGAATCGGGATACATCCCAACCTTTTCTGTTAGCGGTTGGTTTCCAAGATCCACATCATCCGCATTGTGTCCCAACCGAATTTGAGGACCGCGTCGATCCCATGCACGTCCCCCTGCCGGATTTCGTTGAAGGCGAGTTAGATGACAAGCCGCCCCACTTTTTGGAGGCGCGGCACGGCGAACTTGAGAAGTCAGAGATTCGCGGAACGTTTGCCATTGCGGGGCAGGGGGGTGGTGCTGATTACCGCAAAGTTTCTGAAGACGATGCACGGCTCGGTAGGGCGTATTACTATAATATGGTGAAAATTATTGATCAGCAGATGGGGCGTATTCTGGAATGTCTGGATACGTGCGGATTGACAGAAAACACATTAGTGCTCTTCACGACCGATCACGGTGAACTTCTTGGAGACCACGGACTTTGGATGAAGGGCCCCTTCCATTACGAGCAGCTTGTCCGCGTCCCGACGTTGATGCGGTTTCCGCAAAGCATACCCGCCGGGCAACGCACACAAGCACTGTTCAGCCATGTTGATATTGTCCCCACGGTTCTCTCCGCGATAAATTTGCCGATCCCCTCAGATATGGATGGTGTAGACGCGATGCCAATTCTCACTGGAAAAACAGCGTCCGTGCGTGATGATGCGCTGGTTGAATGTGTGGACGATCCACGCGGTTTAAGACTCAAAACGATTGTAACCGACACGCGGAAGTTGACATGGTATTGTGGGCATGCTTATGGTGAACTCTACGATTTGGAGAACGATCCGGGCGAGCGGGTTAATCAATGGGACAATGCCGCTTACGCTGCAGACAAGACATCTCTCATGAGTCGCATTCTTGAAACAACGGAGCCTTTAGAGAAAAGGGTTGAGCGGTTGTCGTATGCATAA
- a CDS encoding sugar phosphate isomerase/epimerase, with amino-acid sequence MKLSLSVRVAETASKKDATHTFTQLTELAAGLGYEAVCMRASQVGIHSPLEQITAARKQAASLNLKVSMVTGDFPVPLNNEQGPDGLRNITPYLDLTELLGADLIRIAMKVEEDIRWAQRASDEAAERGIRLAHQSHTQSLFETVDGSVDILKRVGRENFGIIYEPANLDLCAQDYGVETLKRFSPYLLNVYLQNHIRRPEGKTHLLTWIQGIVPHDPIRLQDEGGIDFPSVFEGLEAIGYDGYVTVHQAFREIMEPEDAAEQSYDYLKPFCG; translated from the coding sequence ATGAAACTTTCACTCTCGGTACGCGTCGCAGAAACCGCATCTAAAAAGGATGCAACGCACACTTTCACACAACTGACGGAACTCGCTGCAGGGCTCGGCTACGAAGCAGTCTGCATGCGCGCCTCCCAAGTCGGTATCCACTCACCTTTAGAGCAGATTACCGCTGCGCGTAAACAGGCAGCATCGCTCAACCTGAAGGTCTCCATGGTCACCGGCGATTTTCCGGTACCACTTAACAACGAGCAGGGACCCGATGGGCTCCGCAATATAACCCCGTATCTTGATTTAACGGAACTCCTCGGCGCAGACCTTATCCGTATTGCTATGAAGGTTGAGGAGGACATCCGGTGGGCGCAGCGTGCCTCCGACGAAGCTGCCGAGCGCGGTATCCGTCTCGCACATCAATCGCATACACAGAGTTTGTTTGAAACAGTGGACGGATCGGTTGATATCTTAAAGCGAGTCGGCAGAGAGAATTTCGGGATTATCTATGAACCTGCCAATCTTGACCTCTGTGCACAGGATTACGGCGTTGAGACGCTGAAACGATTCTCGCCCTATCTTCTCAACGTCTATCTCCAAAACCACATCCGCCGACCGGAGGGAAAGACGCACCTTCTGACGTGGATCCAAGGCATCGTTCCACACGATCCGATCCGTTTACAAGACGAAGGTGGTATTGACTTTCCATCGGTGTTTGAGGGTCTGGAAGCAATCGGTTACGACGGTTATGTGACCGTGCATCAGGCGTTCCGTGAAATTATGGAGCCAGAAGACGCAGCGGAACAGAGTTACGACTATCTTAAACCGTTTTGTGGATAG